The Flavobacterium psychrotrophum region TTAGAGACGCAGAGAAGGTGCTGAGGCCGTTAAACAATCGCGATCTTGGTTCTTTACTACTTTATAAGGCTTATGTTTTTCATGATGTAGGCGAGTATGTTTTGTGTGAGTCTGAAGCGTTTATGGCACTCGCCGTACTAGAAAAACATAACGATAACTACCAGGTGTTTCAATGCCTGGTAGTTATAGCGCTTGCACTAAATGAGCAGGATAATACAGTAGAGGCTATTAAATATTACCAGGAAGCGCTAAAGCAAATAGAAAAATTAAAGGGAGATGGCTATGCTCCTGAATTTATAGAGTCTTTAAGTATTTCATGTTATAGTAATATTGGCCTTGTGTATGCAAAGGAGCGGGAGTATGATAAGGCTATAGAGCAATACAATATTGCCCTTAAGAGCGATGTTGTGCGCGAAAATCATTACTGGAAAAGTAAAATACTAAATAATCTTGCTCTTGCTAAGTTTAAAAAAGGTGATGATAATGGTGTAAAAGGGATGTTTTTTGAAGCGCTAAAACTAAGCGATAGTCTTGATAATAAACAGGAACTGGTAGCCAGCAACCTTAATATAGGTGTGTATTATGCAAGTAAAAAAGATACCGCCAGTGCTATTAATTATCTTGGAAAGGCTTATAAAAAAGCTAAAGAAATAAATAGCAATTCAGACAAACTGAACGCCCTGAAAGAATTAATATCAATAGATAGTAAAAATAGTACTGCTTATTCTAAACAATACATAAAGCTAAATGACAGCCTGGAAAAGGCAACGCTCCAAAACCGGAATAAATTTGCCCGTATAGAGTATGAAACAAACCAGTTGCGTGATGAAAAAGATGCGCTGGCCAAAAAAAATAGTTTTATAATAGGTATATCTGTACTGGTGCTGCTTTTTGTGGCGGCAATTTTTATAATCTATTATCTTAACTCCCGAAATAAAGAGCTGTTGCATGTTCAGGAACAGCAAAAAGCGAGTGAAGAAATTTATCAGCTCATGTTTGAGCAGCAAAGCCGTATAGAAAGTGCCCGTTCTGAAGAAAAGAACCGTATTGCGATGGAGCTTCATGATGGCATATTAAATAACATTTATGCGGTAAGGCTCAACCTTGAATTTAGTAACCGTAAGACGGATGAAGAATCTG contains the following coding sequences:
- a CDS encoding ATP-binding protein — encoded protein: MAILFLVSCNKEKATGTPGDKLIERAENKDLDGQTRTVYLDSAFSQFRLQKNDSILRYSLRRLAVSYFDIGNYDKSIEVSNEVLRLATLAGDSLSMGKANYFAGLSYYQEGTVDKALRHFRDAEKVLRPLNNRDLGSLLLYKAYVFHDVGEYVLCESEAFMALAVLEKHNDNYQVFQCLVVIALALNEQDNTVEAIKYYQEALKQIEKLKGDGYAPEFIESLSISCYSNIGLVYAKEREYDKAIEQYNIALKSDVVRENHYWKSKILNNLALAKFKKGDDNGVKGMFFEALKLSDSLDNKQELVASNLNIGVYYASKKDTASAINYLGKAYKKAKEINSNSDKLNALKELISIDSKNSTAYSKQYIKLNDSLEKATLQNRNKFARIEYETNQLRDEKDALAKKNSFIIGISVLVLLFVAAIFIIYYLNSRNKELLHVQEQQKASEEIYQLMFEQQSRIESARSEEKNRIAMELHDGILNNIYAVRLNLEFSNRKTDEESVVKRKGFIKELQVVESEIRSVSHDLSRSAQFVQGKDFTAMLEFMVNTQKNNFDTEFEISIDPNLDWDEIPNTYKVNIYRIVQEALQNVNKYSKASHAHVNVYVEGRQLVVTVRDNGVGFDIKKAAGGIGLKNLRKRSEALNGLLEIDSEEGKGALVKVQFALR